A section of the Apodemus sylvaticus chromosome 10, mApoSyl1.1, whole genome shotgun sequence genome encodes:
- the Med7 gene encoding mediator of RNA polymerase II transcription subunit 7: MGEPQQVSALPPPPMQYIKEYTDENIQEGLAPKPPPPIKDSYMMFGNQFQCDDLIIRPLESQGIERLHPMQFDHKKELRKLNMSILINFLDLLDILIRSPGSIKREEKLEDLKLLFVHVHHLINEYRPHQARETLRVMMEVQKRQRLETAERFQKHLERVIEMIQNCLASLPDDLPHSEAGMRVKAEPMDTDDNSNCPGQNEQQRESSGHRRDQIIEKDAALCVLIDEMNERP, encoded by the coding sequence ATGGGTGAACCACAGCAAGTGAGTGCACTTCCACCGCCTCCAATGCAGTACATCAAGGAATATACAGATGAAAATATTCAGGAAGGGTTGGCTCCCAAGCCTCCCCCTCCAATTAAAGACAGTTACATGATGTTTGGCAACCAGTTCCAATGTGATGATCTTATCATTCGCCCTTTAGAAAGTCAGGGCATTGAACGGCTTCATCCCATGCAATTTGATCATAAGAAAGAACTGAGAAAACTCAACATGTCTATACTGATTAATTTTTTAGACCTTTTAGACATCTTAATAAGGAGTCCTGGGAGTATAAAACGAGaagaaaagctagaagatcttaaGCTGCTTTTTGTACATGTGCATCATCTTATAAATGAATATCGACCCCACCAAGCAAGAGAGACTTTGAGAGTCATGATGGAGGTCCAGAAACGCCAGCGCCTTGAAACAGCTGAGAGGTTTCAGAAACATCTGGAACGAGTAATTGAAATGATTCAAAATTGTTTGGCTTCTTTGCCTGATGATTTGCCCCATTCAGAAGCAGGGATGAGAGTTAAAGCTGAGCCGATGGATACTGATGATAACAGCAATTGTCCTGGACAGAATGAACAACAAAGAGAAAGTTCAGGTCACAGAAGAGACCAGATTATAGAAAAAGATGCTGCCTTATGTGTGCTAATTGATGAAATGAATGAAAGGCCATGA